A section of the Ornithinimicrobium sufpigmenti genome encodes:
- a CDS encoding DUF222 domain-containing protein, with product MEKRIEKSAAESADTGGEAGRRVTAGMGSARPTQDDLAALGDEIAQLAGQIAAAEARFLRLLGEFDAWGGWGGPGIRSLAQWLSWRAGMSLRTAQEHIRMARALRRLPSISRAFEAGELSFSKVRALTRVATPMNEDSLARMAKNAPAAHVERVVAGLRKVPLPKPRPWDPQSGGAGPTRGEPGEEGVEGRDSGAEGEAPTPEEPEPGAQGSGEERPPTQEPDQQGARAQEPGHGAAAETRPGGSGQPSAEPGAVGEPRTAPSQRLRWRWDEETDELVVWGRFGGADGKVLLAALTRAELERIRTQQHEDGGRAEEGQQQDRGGRGEPVDPGGSSDAVDRTAPPPSDAGPALIALAQIGLAAQHAPAHAAAAEVIYLHVADDGGQASEVDGGRTGRVSADEGPVLDKDAGEEVLCGASARCVVQGAKGSVLAYGRRRRLFSATQLKALRLGDGCCQTPGCGRTRFLHAHHVVYWWHGGLTDLDNAVLLCSACHRAVHLGRLRITALGDQQFEFVDATSDDVIHPAPAVAGQADRILAQRTIGPRTVTGGWFGEPLDISAVTAELIAYWRQQDPASASVMTGGGSSDTWDDAFGDEVAWDDPRRGTWEVVTDRQVSAEPDEAA from the coding sequence ATGGAGAAGAGGATCGAGAAGAGCGCTGCCGAGTCGGCCGATACTGGGGGAGAGGCCGGACGCCGCGTCACCGCCGGGATGGGCTCAGCACGCCCGACCCAGGACGACCTGGCAGCCCTGGGTGATGAGATCGCCCAGCTGGCGGGACAGATCGCTGCGGCCGAGGCCCGGTTTCTCCGGCTGCTGGGGGAGTTCGACGCCTGGGGCGGCTGGGGTGGCCCGGGAATCCGCTCCCTCGCACAGTGGTTGTCGTGGCGAGCCGGGATGAGTTTGCGCACTGCTCAGGAGCACATCCGCATGGCGCGAGCGCTCCGGCGGCTACCGTCGATCAGCCGAGCGTTCGAGGCGGGGGAGCTGTCCTTCTCCAAGGTGCGGGCGCTGACGCGGGTGGCGACGCCGATGAACGAGGACAGCCTGGCCAGGATGGCCAAGAACGCGCCCGCGGCCCACGTCGAGCGGGTCGTGGCGGGCCTTCGCAAGGTGCCGCTGCCGAAGCCGCGGCCATGGGACCCGCAGTCAGGTGGTGCCGGTCCAACACGCGGCGAGCCGGGCGAGGAGGGCGTGGAAGGGCGAGACAGCGGCGCGGAGGGTGAGGCGCCGACACCGGAGGAGCCGGAGCCTGGAGCGCAGGGATCGGGTGAGGAAAGGCCACCAACGCAGGAGCCGGATCAACAGGGGGCTCGAGCGCAGGAGCCGGGTCACGGGGCGGCGGCCGAGACGAGGCCCGGCGGATCAGGCCAGCCTTCCGCTGAGCCCGGCGCGGTCGGCGAGCCGCGAACGGCCCCGTCGCAACGGCTTCGATGGCGGTGGGATGAGGAGACGGACGAACTTGTCGTGTGGGGCCGTTTCGGGGGAGCCGACGGGAAGGTCCTCCTGGCGGCCCTGACCAGGGCGGAGCTGGAGCGCATCCGGACGCAGCAGCACGAGGACGGAGGAAGGGCCGAAGAAGGTCAGCAGCAGGATAGGGGCGGGAGGGGTGAGCCGGTCGATCCGGGTGGATCCTCGGACGCCGTGGACCGCACCGCCCCGCCGCCGTCGGACGCCGGGCCGGCCCTGATCGCGCTGGCGCAGATAGGACTGGCCGCTCAGCATGCTCCTGCCCACGCTGCGGCCGCCGAGGTCATCTACCTGCACGTCGCGGACGACGGGGGACAGGCATCAGAGGTGGACGGCGGTCGAACCGGCCGGGTCAGCGCGGACGAGGGGCCGGTCCTCGACAAGGACGCCGGGGAGGAGGTGCTGTGCGGAGCCTCCGCCCGGTGCGTGGTGCAGGGAGCGAAGGGCTCGGTGTTGGCGTACGGCCGCAGACGTCGCCTGTTCTCCGCGACCCAGCTCAAGGCACTGCGGCTGGGGGACGGCTGCTGCCAGACCCCCGGATGCGGTCGGACCCGCTTCCTGCACGCCCACCATGTCGTGTACTGGTGGCACGGCGGACTGACCGACCTCGACAACGCCGTCCTGCTGTGCAGCGCGTGCCATCGTGCGGTGCACCTAGGTCGACTGCGGATCACCGCCCTCGGCGACCAGCAGTTCGAGTTCGTCGACGCGACCTCCGACGACGTCATCCACCCTGCTCCCGCCGTCGCTGGGCAGGCGGACCGCATCCTCGCGCAGCGGACCATCGGTCCTCGGACCGTGACCGGCGGCTGGTTCGGCGAGCCTCTGGACATCAGCGCAGTGACGGCGGAGCTGATCGCCTACTGGAGGCAGCAGGATCCGGCGTCAGCCTCCGTCATGACCGGCGGCGGGTCGTCCGACACCTGGGATGACGCCTTCGGTGACGAGGTGGCGTGGGACGACCCCCGACGCGGTACCTGGGAGGTGGTGACGGATCGGCAGGTCTCTGCGGAACCGGACGAGGCGGCGTAG
- a CDS encoding HD domain-containing protein, whose product MTSPVAALAEPLLDRWLSDAAQLAPDAGRDLWLAEGSLLLRGWSEPHRSYHTAEHLAETLAAVDELEEAGEVDADEALVVRGVLWYHDLVYDPRAAAGSNEHRSAMMARDHLHRLGVHTATVEVIEAGVLMTFGHEVPSRAATPRVLDAVHDADLWILGAPVERYAAYRRQVRREYAHVPDPDFARGRAAIMGPFLHRERLYRTSHAHLAWTDRARANLAAELADLSTDPGAPPDGV is encoded by the coding sequence ATGACCTCGCCCGTCGCGGCACTCGCCGAACCGCTGCTGGACCGGTGGCTCTCCGACGCGGCCCAGCTGGCGCCGGACGCCGGGCGAGACCTGTGGCTGGCCGAAGGCTCGCTGCTGCTACGCGGCTGGTCCGAGCCGCACCGGAGCTACCACACCGCCGAGCACCTCGCCGAGACGCTGGCCGCGGTGGACGAGCTGGAGGAAGCAGGCGAGGTGGACGCCGACGAGGCGCTGGTGGTGCGGGGAGTCCTCTGGTACCACGACCTCGTCTACGACCCTCGCGCCGCGGCGGGCAGCAACGAGCACCGCTCGGCCATGATGGCGCGCGACCACCTCCACCGGCTGGGGGTGCACACCGCGACCGTCGAGGTCATCGAGGCGGGGGTGCTGATGACCTTCGGCCACGAGGTCCCGTCGCGCGCGGCGACGCCCCGGGTGCTGGACGCCGTGCACGACGCGGACCTGTGGATCCTCGGTGCCCCCGTCGAGCGCTACGCGGCCTACCGCAGGCAGGTGCGTCGGGAGTACGCCCACGTGCCCGACCCTGACTTCGCTCGCGGCCGGGCCGCGATCATGGGTCCCTTCCTGCACCGCGAGCGCCTCTACCGCACCTCGCACGCCCACCTGGCCTGGACCGACCGGGCTCGTGCCAACCTCGCCGCCGAGCTCGCCGACCTCTCCACCGACCCCGGAGCACCACCCGATGGGGTATGA
- a CDS encoding DUF4031 domain-containing protein: protein MTVLIDPPAWAAHGRLFSHLASDTSLEELHEVARRAGLPPQAFEGDHYDVPQERYADAVAAGAVPVPAGELARRLRDSGLRFRKRRGERPLGRRPNGLEWIPDEHVVEVVASALEPPSSAGAAVILVTTADLLLLVRNTSRQGWAAPGGKRDPGETVRQTAVRELREEVGLSLDPDHLVPVGYQRILFPSQAAAPPPWDQTNHLAVFGAPLPAPEPLRPDPTEIAEAEWLSWTEAERRAGGQVFWPLLARWRDRPQGP, encoded by the coding sequence GTGACCGTGCTCATCGACCCGCCAGCCTGGGCCGCGCACGGGCGCCTCTTCTCCCACCTCGCCAGCGACACCTCCCTCGAGGAGCTGCACGAGGTTGCCCGGCGGGCGGGACTGCCGCCGCAGGCCTTCGAGGGCGACCACTACGACGTGCCGCAGGAGCGGTATGCCGACGCCGTCGCCGCGGGCGCCGTGCCGGTGCCGGCGGGCGAGCTGGCCCGACGCCTGCGGGACAGCGGGCTGCGCTTCCGCAAGCGGCGGGGCGAGCGGCCCCTGGGGCGGCGCCCGAACGGGCTGGAGTGGATCCCCGACGAGCACGTCGTCGAGGTCGTGGCCTCGGCACTGGAGCCACCCTCGTCGGCCGGGGCCGCCGTGATCCTGGTGACCACCGCCGACCTGCTCCTGCTCGTGCGCAACACCAGCCGACAGGGCTGGGCCGCGCCCGGAGGTAAGCGTGACCCCGGCGAGACCGTCCGACAGACCGCCGTCCGTGAGCTCCGCGAGGAGGTGGGCCTGAGCCTGGACCCCGACCACTTGGTGCCGGTCGGCTACCAGCGGATCCTCTTCCCCTCCCAGGCCGCGGCACCCCCGCCCTGGGACCAGACCAACCACCTGGCTGTCTTCGGTGCCCCGCTGCCCGCGCCCGAGCCGCTGCGCCCAGACCCGACCGAGATCGCCGAGGCAGAGTGGCTGTCCTGGACAGAGGCGGAGCGGCGCGCCGGCGGGCAGGTGTTCTGGCCGCTCCTGGCCCGGTGGCGCGACCGGCCGCAGGGACCCTGA
- a CDS encoding HelD family protein, with the protein MDSPTNPVTELAHERAHLVRARTELARMREHTLSLAADGGDAIAGEALARTLWLRAKALQDDPGTTLFFGRVDGEEALYIGRRHVSDGEGDPVVLDWRAEVSRPFYRASVADPMGLVRRRRFGVEGGEITAYEDEWLASADSGAGDSADRAGDRGGSPRTSALLAREIERPRVGPMRDIVATIQPEQDEIVRADVTTTVCVQGAPGTGKTAVGLHRAAWLLYAYRDRLSRSGVLVVGPNRAFLEHVGAVLPSLGEVTVRHTTVEELVAHAQVRAVDTPHVARLKGEARMAEVLRDALWANVRPATEALVVPRGSRKWRVPAYEVQDMLDELRTRGVRYAAARAMLPQRLAHAVLVAMERSGDSPDDRVQDAVARSVAVKAYVKSLWPDLRPTAVLAHLLSTGEGLAQDQRAMVWDKAPRSPGSARWSAADLVLLDELSDLIERTPSLGHVILDEAQDLSPMQLRAVGRRASTGSLTVLGDLAQGTTPWATGSWAESLRHLGKDLAAPGTHLEELVRGFRVPGAVIDFAARLLPSIAPGLTPPESVRSNPGRLDVLPVSDAVSGAARAAHEASTAHPGTVGVIVPDGWTGRVSDALRSVGLEHEVLDGAHAGERVLRVHLVPATVAKGLEFDQVVVVEPAAIAAAEPDERTGLRRLYVVLTRAVSGLTVVHAEPLPEALVSTSQRPDRAPLTG; encoded by the coding sequence ATGGACTCTCCGACGAACCCCGTCACCGAGCTGGCGCACGAGCGTGCCCACCTGGTCCGGGCCCGGACCGAGCTGGCGCGGATGCGCGAGCACACCCTGTCCCTGGCGGCCGACGGCGGTGACGCGATCGCCGGGGAGGCACTGGCGCGGACGCTGTGGCTGCGCGCCAAGGCGTTGCAGGACGACCCGGGCACCACGCTGTTCTTCGGCCGCGTCGACGGCGAGGAGGCGCTGTACATCGGCCGTCGGCACGTCTCCGACGGCGAGGGTGACCCGGTCGTGCTCGACTGGCGGGCTGAGGTCTCGCGGCCCTTCTACCGCGCCAGCGTGGCCGACCCGATGGGCCTGGTCCGGCGGCGCAGGTTCGGTGTCGAGGGCGGCGAGATCACAGCCTACGAGGACGAGTGGCTGGCGAGCGCGGACAGCGGTGCCGGCGACAGCGCGGACAGGGCAGGGGACAGGGGTGGCAGCCCACGCACCAGCGCGCTGCTCGCCCGGGAGATCGAGCGGCCCCGCGTGGGACCCATGCGGGACATCGTGGCCACCATCCAGCCCGAGCAGGACGAGATCGTCCGGGCGGATGTCACGACGACCGTGTGCGTGCAGGGAGCACCCGGCACCGGCAAGACCGCGGTCGGGCTGCACCGGGCCGCCTGGCTGCTCTACGCCTACCGCGACCGGCTCTCCCGCTCCGGGGTCCTGGTCGTCGGACCCAACCGGGCCTTCCTGGAGCACGTGGGCGCCGTGCTGCCCTCGCTGGGCGAGGTGACCGTCCGGCACACCACCGTGGAGGAGCTCGTCGCGCACGCGCAGGTCCGGGCCGTCGACACCCCGCACGTCGCCAGGCTCAAGGGCGAGGCCCGGATGGCCGAGGTGCTGCGGGACGCTCTGTGGGCGAACGTCCGGCCGGCGACCGAGGCGCTCGTCGTGCCGCGCGGGTCGCGCAAGTGGCGGGTGCCGGCCTACGAGGTGCAGGACATGCTCGACGAGCTGCGCACCCGCGGGGTCCGGTATGCCGCGGCCCGCGCCATGCTGCCCCAGCGGCTCGCGCACGCCGTGCTGGTCGCCATGGAGCGCTCCGGCGACTCCCCCGACGACCGGGTGCAGGACGCCGTGGCTCGGTCGGTCGCGGTGAAGGCGTACGTGAAGAGCCTGTGGCCGGACCTGCGACCGACCGCGGTGCTCGCGCACCTCCTGTCGACCGGCGAGGGCCTGGCGCAGGACCAGCGGGCGATGGTCTGGGACAAGGCCCCTCGCTCCCCCGGGTCGGCCCGGTGGAGCGCCGCGGACCTCGTGCTGCTGGACGAGCTGAGCGACCTCATCGAGCGCACTCCCAGCCTGGGGCACGTCATCCTCGACGAGGCGCAGGACCTGTCCCCCATGCAGCTGCGCGCGGTGGGCCGCCGGGCCTCGACCGGCTCGCTCACCGTGCTCGGGGACCTCGCCCAGGGCACCACCCCCTGGGCCACCGGGTCGTGGGCCGAGTCCCTGCGCCACCTCGGCAAGGACCTCGCGGCGCCCGGCACCCACCTGGAGGAGCTGGTCCGCGGCTTCCGGGTGCCCGGAGCCGTCATCGACTTCGCCGCCCGACTGCTGCCCTCGATCGCGCCGGGTCTCACCCCGCCGGAGTCGGTGCGGAGCAACCCCGGACGGCTGGACGTCCTCCCGGTCTCCGACGCCGTCAGCGGCGCTGCCCGTGCCGCGCACGAGGCGTCCACCGCCCACCCCGGCACGGTCGGCGTGATCGTCCCGGACGGGTGGACCGGGCGGGTGTCTGACGCCCTGCGGTCGGTCGGCCTCGAGCACGAGGTGCTGGACGGCGCGCACGCGGGTGAGCGGGTCCTGCGCGTCCACCTCGTGCCGGCGACCGTCGCCAAGGGCCTGGAGTTCGACCAGGTCGTCGTCGTGGAGCCGGCAGCCATCGCGGCGGCGGAGCCGGACGAGCGCACGGGCCTGAGACGGCTCTACGTGGTGCTCACCCGGGCGGTGTCCGGGCTCACCGTGGTCCACGCCGAACCGCTTCCCGAGGCGCTGGTCAGCACGTCGCAACGGCCTGACCGGGCACCCCTCACGGGCTAG
- a CDS encoding MBL fold metallo-hydrolase, which yields MAEVTFRQIATGVYVRRHEELNLNCGLVVGEQRALLVDTRSFHEHGMELLAAVREVTDREVVVVNTHAHYDHCFGNSAFRDSQIYAHVGAAEELRRSGEDQREQVVAHLRRTQRDDMANAMAATEIVLPFYLVEGDTTVDLGGRSVELLYAGRGHTDHDLAVAAPDVGVVFAGDLVEEGADPAMEDSFPLEWAQTLRGLAAKAPAADADLWVPGHGDVVDRAFVDEQADVLAELAARCSEVVSDGGVGVEAFVSACRGIGLETHTLREAAVRVLELRH from the coding sequence ATGGCTGAGGTGACCTTCCGGCAGATCGCGACCGGCGTGTACGTGCGCCGGCACGAGGAGCTCAACCTCAACTGCGGCCTCGTCGTGGGCGAGCAGCGGGCGCTGCTCGTGGACACGCGCAGCTTCCACGAGCACGGTATGGAGCTGCTCGCCGCGGTGCGCGAGGTCACCGACCGGGAGGTCGTCGTGGTCAACACGCACGCGCACTACGACCACTGCTTCGGCAACTCCGCCTTCCGCGACTCCCAGATCTACGCTCACGTCGGTGCGGCCGAGGAGCTGCGCCGCTCGGGGGAGGACCAGCGCGAGCAGGTCGTCGCCCATCTGCGTCGCACGCAGCGCGACGACATGGCCAACGCGATGGCCGCCACCGAGATCGTCCTGCCCTTCTACCTGGTCGAGGGGGACACCACGGTCGACCTGGGCGGGCGCAGCGTGGAGCTGCTCTACGCCGGCCGCGGGCACACCGACCACGACCTGGCGGTGGCGGCGCCGGACGTCGGGGTGGTCTTCGCCGGCGACCTCGTCGAGGAGGGCGCGGACCCGGCGATGGAGGACTCCTTCCCGCTGGAGTGGGCGCAGACCCTGCGTGGGCTGGCGGCCAAGGCCCCTGCGGCGGACGCCGACCTCTGGGTCCCGGGGCACGGTGACGTGGTGGACCGCGCCTTCGTCGACGAGCAGGCGGACGTCCTGGCCGAGCTGGCCGCACGGTGCTCCGAGGTCGTCTCGGACGGCGGCGTCGGGGTCGAGGCCTTCGTCAGCGCGTGCCGGGGGATCGGGCTGGAGACGCACACCCTGCGCGAGGCGGCGGTGCGGGTCCTGGAGCTGCGGCACTAG
- a CDS encoding WXG100 family type VII secretion target: protein MSNTFAVDTARIAAASGDIERIAASIESEVRAMMAKLNALQDCWRGSAAGQFHTVTQDWSATQERVRTSLQQISTTLRTAGQDYELVEQTNRMRFTPA from the coding sequence ATGAGCAACACCTTTGCCGTCGACACCGCCCGGATCGCTGCCGCGTCCGGGGACATCGAGCGCATCGCGGCCAGCATCGAGTCCGAGGTCCGCGCGATGATGGCCAAGCTCAACGCGCTGCAGGACTGCTGGCGGGGCTCGGCCGCGGGTCAGTTCCACACGGTGACCCAGGACTGGAGCGCCACGCAGGAACGGGTGCGGACGAGCCTGCAGCAGATCTCCACGACGCTGCGCACCGCGGGCCAGGACTACGAGCTGGTCGAGCAGACCAACCGGATGCGCTTCACGCCGGCCTGA
- a CDS encoding glycosyltransferase family 2 protein, with protein sequence MPQPVLTVVVPMFDEEDVLPLFVERLRPVVDGLGVPYEVLVVDDGSRDRTPILLQQHRHTWPELRVLRLRANAGHQAAISAGLARSRGDYVVTIDADLQDPPELIGDMLRLARDEQLDVVYGARSDRTTDTAFKRVTARGYYDTMRRLGADHGPRHAGDYRLMSRATVDAVNALPEHHRVLRLVVPQLGFPSGVLTYRREQRAAGRSKYPLAKMLRLAVDSITGASIAPLRLATWTGVLGFVVAMLLLAYALIGYAVGLTVPGWASTIVIVTFVGGTQLLCLGILGEYVGRMYTAQLARPTYYVAHDSAELTSGRPETPGQQT encoded by the coding sequence ATGCCGCAGCCGGTGCTGACGGTCGTCGTGCCCATGTTCGACGAGGAGGACGTGCTGCCGCTGTTCGTGGAACGGCTACGCCCCGTGGTCGACGGGCTGGGTGTGCCCTACGAGGTCCTCGTCGTCGACGACGGCAGCCGCGACCGCACCCCGATCCTGCTGCAGCAGCACCGGCATACCTGGCCCGAGCTGCGGGTGCTGCGGCTACGCGCGAACGCCGGGCACCAGGCAGCGATCTCCGCAGGGCTGGCCCGGTCGCGGGGTGACTACGTGGTCACCATCGACGCCGACCTGCAGGACCCGCCGGAGCTGATCGGCGACATGCTGCGACTCGCCCGGGACGAGCAGCTCGACGTCGTCTACGGCGCGCGTTCGGACCGCACGACCGACACCGCCTTCAAGCGGGTCACCGCCCGTGGCTACTACGACACGATGCGCCGCCTCGGCGCCGACCACGGGCCCAGGCACGCCGGGGACTACCGGTTGATGTCGCGCGCGACGGTGGACGCCGTCAACGCGCTGCCCGAGCACCACCGGGTGCTCCGGCTGGTCGTGCCCCAGCTCGGCTTCCCCAGCGGCGTGCTCACCTACCGCCGCGAGCAGCGGGCAGCCGGGCGGTCCAAGTACCCGCTGGCCAAGATGCTGCGCCTGGCGGTCGACAGCATCACCGGCGCCAGCATCGCGCCCCTGCGGCTGGCGACGTGGACCGGCGTGCTGGGCTTCGTGGTCGCGATGCTGCTGCTCGCCTACGCCCTGATCGGGTATGCCGTCGGCCTCACCGTCCCCGGGTGGGCCTCCACCATCGTGATCGTCACCTTCGTCGGCGGCACCCAGCTGCTGTGCCTGGGCATCCTGGGTGAGTACGTCGGCCGCATGTACACCGCCCAGCTGGCCCGGCCGACCTACTACGTGGCGCACGACTCGGCGGAGCTCACGTCGGGGCGCCCGGAGACACCGGGGCAGCAGACCTAG
- a CDS encoding GntR family transcriptional regulator: protein MLIRIDPQAAEPIYAQLVREIRRAVTAGEVGVGDRLPAARELARSLDVNMHTVLRAYAELRDDGVIELRRGRGAVVTAAPNTPSEVSAALRDLVALARRHDIPLADLHRALDDEGGIR, encoded by the coding sequence ATGCTCATCCGCATCGACCCGCAGGCCGCCGAGCCGATCTACGCACAGCTGGTGCGGGAGATCCGCCGTGCGGTCACGGCCGGCGAGGTCGGCGTGGGGGACCGGCTCCCCGCGGCCCGTGAGCTGGCCCGGTCGCTGGACGTCAACATGCATACCGTCCTCCGGGCCTACGCCGAGCTGCGCGACGACGGCGTGATCGAGCTGCGCCGGGGCCGGGGCGCGGTGGTGACCGCCGCGCCGAACACCCCGAGCGAGGTGAGCGCCGCGCTGCGCGACCTGGTCGCCCTGGCCCGGCGGCACGACATACCCCTGGCTGACCTGCACCGAGCCCTCGACGACGAAGGAGGCATCCGATGA
- the groL gene encoding chaperonin GroEL (60 kDa chaperone family; promotes refolding of misfolded polypeptides especially under stressful conditions; forms two stacked rings of heptamers to form a barrel-shaped 14mer; ends can be capped by GroES; misfolded proteins enter the barrel where they are refolded when GroES binds): MAKTIAFDEEARRGLEKGMNTLADAVKVTLGPKGRNVVLEKKWGAPTITNDGVSIAKEIELEEPYEKIGAELVKEVAKKTDDVAGDGTTTATVLAQAMVKEGLRNVAAGANPMALKRGIEVAVKAVNDELLAQAKPVETKEQIAQSASISAADNEIGEMIAEAMDKVGNEGVITVEESNTFGLELELTEGMRFDKGYISPYFVTDTERMESVLEDPYVLVVNSKISSVKDLLPLLEKVMQSGKPLAIIAEDVEGEALATLVVNKIRGNFKSVAVKAPGFGDRRKAMLGDIAILTGGQVISEEVGLKLETAELDLLGTARKVVVTKDETTIVEGGGDADQIAGRVAQIRAEIDNSDSDYDREKLQERLAKLAGGVAVIKAGAATEVELKERKHRIEDAVRNAKAAVEEGIVAGGGVALIQASGAFDGLSLEGDEATGANIVKVAIEAPLKQIAINAGLEGGVIAEKVRNLPAGEGLNAANGEYGNMLSFGIADPVKVTRSALQNAASIAALFLTTEAVIADKPEKTPAMPAGADGGMGGMDF; the protein is encoded by the coding sequence ATGGCTAAGACCATTGCATTCGACGAGGAGGCTCGCCGGGGTCTCGAAAAGGGTATGAACACCCTGGCCGACGCCGTCAAGGTGACCCTTGGCCCCAAGGGCCGCAACGTCGTGCTCGAGAAGAAGTGGGGTGCGCCCACCATCACCAACGATGGCGTGAGCATCGCCAAGGAGATCGAGCTCGAGGAGCCCTACGAGAAGATCGGCGCCGAGCTGGTCAAGGAGGTCGCCAAGAAGACCGACGACGTCGCGGGTGACGGCACCACCACCGCGACCGTCCTGGCCCAGGCCATGGTCAAGGAGGGCCTGCGCAACGTCGCCGCCGGCGCCAACCCGATGGCCCTCAAGCGCGGCATCGAGGTCGCCGTGAAGGCGGTCAACGACGAGCTGCTGGCCCAGGCCAAGCCGGTGGAGACCAAGGAGCAGATCGCGCAGTCCGCGTCCATCTCCGCGGCCGACAACGAGATCGGCGAGATGATCGCCGAGGCCATGGACAAGGTGGGCAACGAGGGTGTCATCACCGTCGAGGAGTCCAACACTTTCGGCCTGGAGCTGGAGCTCACCGAGGGTATGCGGTTCGACAAGGGCTACATCAGCCCCTACTTCGTCACCGACACCGAGCGCATGGAGTCCGTCCTCGAGGACCCCTACGTCCTCGTCGTGAACTCCAAGATCTCCTCGGTCAAGGACCTGCTGCCGCTGCTGGAGAAGGTCATGCAGTCCGGCAAGCCGCTGGCGATCATCGCCGAGGACGTCGAGGGCGAGGCCCTGGCGACCCTGGTGGTCAACAAGATCCGCGGCAACTTCAAGTCCGTCGCCGTCAAGGCGCCGGGCTTCGGTGACCGCCGCAAGGCCATGCTCGGCGACATCGCCATCCTCACCGGTGGCCAGGTCATCTCCGAGGAGGTCGGCCTGAAGCTGGAGACCGCCGAGCTCGACCTGCTGGGCACCGCCCGCAAGGTGGTCGTCACCAAGGACGAGACCACGATCGTCGAGGGCGGCGGCGACGCCGACCAGATCGCCGGTCGCGTCGCGCAGATCCGTGCCGAGATCGACAACTCCGACTCCGACTACGACCGCGAGAAGCTCCAGGAGCGCCTGGCCAAGCTCGCCGGTGGGGTCGCCGTCATCAAGGCCGGCGCCGCGACCGAGGTGGAGCTCAAGGAGCGCAAGCACCGCATCGAGGACGCCGTGCGCAACGCCAAGGCGGCCGTCGAGGAGGGCATCGTCGCCGGTGGTGGCGTGGCCCTCATCCAGGCCTCCGGCGCCTTCGACGGTCTGTCCCTGGAGGGTGACGAGGCGACCGGCGCGAACATCGTCAAGGTCGCGATCGAGGCCCCGCTGAAGCAGATCGCCATCAACGCGGGCCTCGAGGGCGGCGTCATCGCGGAGAAGGTGCGCAACCTGCCCGCCGGCGAAGGCCTGAACGCCGCCAACGGCGAGTACGGCAACATGCTGTCCTTCGGCATCGCCGACCCGGTGAAGGTGACCCGTTCTGCCCTGCAGAACGCCGCCTCCATCGCGGCGCTCTTCCTCACCACCGAGGCCGTCATCGCCGACAAGCCGGAGAAGACCCCGGCCATGCCGGCCGGCGCCGACGGTGGCATGGGCGGCATGGACTTCTGA
- a CDS encoding DNA alkylation repair protein — MGYDVAFGYDVALVDAVRSALTEAADPDRAAGQQAYMKSAMPFHGITTPDLRRILVPVLRQHAPDDRLVWEATVRELWDGATHREQRYAALALAQHRSARAWQDPSVLTLHRHLVVTGAWWDLVDQIATRLVGPVLLRHRRSVTPVIEAWAGADDLWLRRTAILSQLGHREETDTALLERCIAANLTDSDFGDRFFVRKAIGWALRQHARTDPAWVVNLLERYADRLSPLSRREALKHLG; from the coding sequence ATGGGGTATGACGTCGCGTTCGGCTATGACGTCGCGCTCGTCGACGCGGTCCGCTCGGCCCTGACCGAGGCGGCGGACCCTGACCGCGCCGCCGGGCAGCAGGCCTACATGAAGAGCGCGATGCCCTTCCACGGCATCACCACCCCCGACCTGCGGCGGATCCTCGTCCCGGTCCTGCGGCAGCATGCCCCCGACGACCGACTGGTCTGGGAGGCCACCGTGCGCGAACTGTGGGACGGCGCCACCCATCGTGAGCAGCGGTATGCCGCGCTCGCCCTCGCCCAGCACCGGTCAGCGCGGGCGTGGCAGGACCCCTCCGTGCTCACGCTCCACCGGCACCTCGTCGTGACCGGTGCATGGTGGGACCTGGTCGACCAGATCGCCACCCGCCTGGTCGGGCCGGTGCTGCTGAGGCACCGGAGGAGTGTCACACCGGTCATCGAGGCGTGGGCCGGTGCGGACGACCTCTGGCTTCGCCGCACGGCGATCCTGTCCCAGCTGGGGCACCGCGAGGAGACCGACACCGCCCTGCTGGAGCGCTGCATCGCGGCGAACCTCACCGACAGCGACTTCGGTGACCGGTTCTTCGTGCGGAAAGCGATCGGCTGGGCGCTACGCCAGCACGCGAGGACCGACCCAGCCTGGGTCGTAAACCTCCTCGAGCGGTATGCCGACCGGCTGAGCCCGCTCAGCCGCCGCGAGGCGCTGAAGCACCTGGGGTGA